From Desulfonatronum thioautotrophicum, the proteins below share one genomic window:
- a CDS encoding reverse transcriptase domain-containing protein encodes MSTTAPEVQTAKQGVDAGSPQGWTWVEKSVWTDRMLAALGNGVKGGKWFSLIDKVCAVSTLKAAWQRVEANGGAAGVDKVSTDRFGEQSSKYLEELSLSLREGTHKPQPVRRTYIPKGDGKMRPLGIPTVKDRVTQGALKMVLEPIFEREFHPNSFGFRPGRGCKDALREVDRLLKEGHTYVVDADLSSYFDTIPHDKLMHRVREKVSDGRVLELVQSFLSQGIMEEMREWTPETGTPQGAVISPLLANIYLHDLDMCAVAIEI; translated from the coding sequence ATGTCGACGACAGCCCCGGAAGTGCAGACAGCTAAACAAGGGGTGGACGCCGGTTCGCCGCAAGGTTGGACCTGGGTGGAAAAGTCCGTCTGGACGGATCGCATGTTGGCAGCCCTGGGTAACGGGGTCAAAGGAGGCAAATGGTTCAGCTTGATCGACAAGGTTTGCGCTGTGTCCACCTTGAAAGCGGCCTGGCAACGGGTCGAAGCCAACGGGGGAGCAGCCGGAGTGGACAAGGTCAGCACTGATCGTTTTGGGGAGCAATCCTCGAAATACCTTGAAGAACTTTCCCTTTCGTTGCGAGAGGGGACGCATAAGCCGCAACCGGTGCGGCGAACCTACATTCCGAAAGGCGACGGCAAGATGCGGCCCTTGGGGATTCCGACGGTGAAAGACCGTGTGACCCAAGGTGCGCTGAAGATGGTTTTGGAACCAATCTTCGAACGGGAATTTCACCCCAACAGCTTCGGATTCCGTCCCGGTCGCGGCTGCAAAGACGCGTTGCGGGAAGTGGACCGATTGCTCAAGGAAGGACATACCTACGTGGTGGACGCCGACTTGAGCAGCTATTTCGACACCATCCCGCACGACAAGCTGATGCATCGAGTGCGGGAGAAAGTGAGCGATGGCAGAGTGCTGGAGCTGGTCCAAAGCTTCCTTTCCCAAGGCATCATGGAAGAGATGCGGGAGTGGACGCCGGAGACCGGTACGCCGCAAGGAGCGGTAATCAGTCCTTTGTTGGCCAATATCTATCTTCACGACCTGGATATGTGTGCCGTTGCAATAGAAATTTGA
- a CDS encoding PIN domain-containing protein, with protein MKTIYLDVCALCRPYDDQSFLRIHLDTVAVQLILEAVQAGYYSLAKSPVHIREIEAIPNRLERIELIMLLEESSFMPSFDKKQVRIRAEDFASLGLGIADAAHVAFAESMKADFISCDDKLLKKCSNLSLNIWTGSPILFCEKENLK; from the coding sequence TTGAAAACAATCTACCTTGATGTCTGTGCATTATGTCGTCCATACGACGATCAATCATTTTTGCGGATTCATCTGGACACAGTTGCTGTACAGTTGATTTTAGAAGCCGTTCAGGCAGGCTACTATTCATTGGCAAAGTCACCAGTCCACATCCGAGAAATTGAGGCTATTCCAAATCGACTGGAAAGAATTGAACTTATCATGTTGCTCGAAGAAAGCTCATTCATGCCAAGTTTTGATAAAAAACAGGTTCGGATACGTGCTGAGGATTTCGCAAGTCTCGGCCTCGGCATTGCTGACGCTGCCCACGTAGCCTTTGCTGAATCAATGAAAGCTGATTTCATAAGCTGTGATGACAAACTACTCAAGAAATGCTCCAATCTAAGCTTGAATATCTGGACAGGCTCTCCAATTTTATTCTGTGAAAAGGAAAATCTCAAATGA
- a CDS encoding type II toxin-antitoxin system PemK/MazF family toxin, which yields MVAIQDIAPLAEAVREEIWTPRRQDIIWIDCNPQVGQEMRDVHPFLVLSPWAFNAKTSLVIGLPMTTAAYNADNPFAVAVGFVGQGKDRKTSYVLCHQPKSFDWRLRKAKPHPLGKLHNPLFQTVCRRLNQIIQLIV from the coding sequence TTGGTAGCGATCCAAGACATCGCTCCTCTCGCAGAAGCCGTCCGTGAAGAAATCTGGACGCCCCGGCGGCAGGACATCATCTGGATCGACTGCAATCCCCAAGTCGGGCAGGAAATGCGCGACGTGCATCCCTTCCTCGTCCTTTCCCCCTGGGCCTTCAACGCCAAAACATCCCTGGTCATCGGACTGCCCATGACCACAGCGGCATACAATGCCGACAATCCATTTGCCGTTGCCGTGGGTTTCGTTGGCCAGGGCAAAGACCGAAAAACCAGCTACGTCCTCTGCCACCAACCCAAATCCTTTGACTGGCGCTTGCGTAAAGCAAAACCGCATCCCCTGGGAAAATTGCACAATCCGCTGTTCCAAACCGTGTGCCGGCGTTTGAATCAGATCATCCAGTTGATTGTTTGA
- a CDS encoding DVU_1551 family NTP transferase, whose protein sequence is MTAVILAAGFSSRMGSFKPLLPLAGQTALERCVRLFRDAGVDDIRVVIGHRGDALRPLLRSMDVRFIENEHPERGMFSSVRCALRDMLSQPRQGAASTSSRGCLLLPVDIAAIRPRTVTCLRDAWRRGEAPVILPSFMGKTGHPAFLATTTFEDILAWDGENGLRGWMERRFPDGPATVPVADAGILMDMDAPDDAAGMARRLDRTLDLSIPDAEECLALHQFYDPGPHRRRVHAHCLATARAALRLGTAIIQAGHEVSLELLASVALVHDVAKGAPDHSRAGAAFLRGQGFPDLADIVAAHHGPHILDGHEIDATAVLQLADLLVLEDRVVGLKERFAATAQRHGDNARTLITIREKFGLARLLCRRMEELGGRNPEAIVLDPIPREDELLRGFTI, encoded by the coding sequence GTGACCGCCGTCATCCTGGCCGCCGGTTTTTCCTCGCGAATGGGCTCGTTCAAGCCTTTGCTGCCCTTGGCCGGACAAACGGCCCTGGAGCGCTGCGTCCGGCTGTTTCGCGACGCCGGGGTGGACGACATCCGGGTGGTGATCGGCCATCGAGGGGATGCGTTGCGGCCCTTGTTGCGCTCCATGGACGTTCGCTTCATTGAGAATGAGCATCCCGAGAGAGGCATGTTTTCCTCGGTGCGGTGCGCATTGCGGGACATGCTGTCCCAGCCCCGCCAGGGTGCGGCGTCAACAAGCTCACGGGGCTGCCTGCTCCTGCCGGTGGACATCGCCGCGATCCGACCGCGGACGGTGACCTGTCTGCGAGACGCGTGGCGACGCGGCGAAGCGCCCGTCATCCTGCCGAGCTTCATGGGCAAAACCGGACACCCGGCGTTCCTTGCGACGACGACCTTCGAGGACATCCTGGCCTGGGACGGCGAAAACGGATTGCGCGGCTGGATGGAGCGACGATTTCCGGATGGACCGGCAACCGTTCCGGTGGCCGACGCCGGGATTCTGATGGACATGGACGCACCGGACGACGCGGCCGGAATGGCGCGACGCCTGGATCGAACCTTGGACCTGTCCATTCCCGACGCGGAGGAATGCTTGGCCCTGCACCAGTTCTACGACCCCGGTCCACATCGCCGCCGGGTCCACGCCCACTGCCTGGCCACGGCCCGGGCGGCCCTGCGCCTGGGCACAGCCATAATCCAGGCCGGACACGAGGTATCACTGGAGCTTCTGGCCTCTGTTGCGTTGGTGCATGACGTGGCCAAGGGAGCGCCCGACCATTCCCGGGCAGGAGCAGCCTTTTTGCGCGGGCAGGGATTTCCCGACCTCGCCGACATCGTGGCCGCGCACCACGGCCCTCACATTTTGGACGGCCATGAGATCGACGCAACGGCAGTGCTCCAGCTTGCCGACCTGCTGGTTCTGGAAGACCGGGTCGTCGGCCTCAAGGAACGCTTCGCGGCCACCGCGCAACGGCATGGCGACAACGCACGGACTCTGATCACGATTCGGGAAAAATTCGGTCTGGCCCGCCTGCTGTGCCGCCGGATGGAGGAGCTTGGGGGCCGGAATCCCGAGGCCATAGTCCTTGATCCGATCCCCAGGGAGGATGAGTTGTTGCGGGGGTTCACGATATGA
- a CDS encoding histidine phosphatase family protein: MQANRKTTPVTGKARDITMRDGLYRLDLAAQDGMDHGAMRLSDGRFFGAASRYVFQGRLQTGEGGGLTGAMTVRKTRDQSAPVLGQFKEATLAIRGSYDPVARTFSWDGQAYGHHSIIIQGRGHELPPRTEAAAHFPPVGPGALMLLRHASVERPPDALLGTDDPPLSDAGLLEAMAWQPFFTANPPAAVLSSPLQRALQTARLAVTPQSALAEALFLRDELREINLGSWEGLDRKAIERRWPGAWEERGGNFAGYRPEGGESFQDVLDRALPVFREMAARAETENGPVLAVTHAGVIRTLLCHILGMPLNNLFRIQLDWAGLSILEPAGGMWRVRCLNLQPGD; encoded by the coding sequence ATGCAGGCGAACCGAAAAACGACGCCCGTCACGGGCAAGGCAAGGGACATAACCATGCGTGACGGCCTGTACCGCCTCGATCTTGCGGCTCAGGACGGCATGGACCATGGAGCCATGCGCTTGTCCGACGGGAGGTTTTTCGGAGCCGCTTCAAGATATGTGTTTCAGGGACGGCTTCAGACGGGGGAGGGTGGAGGGCTGACCGGGGCCATGACCGTTCGCAAGACCAGGGACCAGTCAGCCCCGGTCCTGGGACAGTTCAAGGAAGCGACGCTGGCGATTCGTGGATCATACGACCCGGTCGCACGAACTTTTTCCTGGGACGGCCAGGCCTATGGGCATCACAGCATTATCATTCAGGGCCGGGGCCATGAACTGCCGCCGCGCACCGAGGCCGCCGCGCACTTCCCTCCTGTCGGCCCCGGCGCCTTGATGCTGCTGCGCCATGCCAGCGTCGAGCGCCCGCCAGACGCTCTCCTCGGCACGGACGACCCCCCGCTCAGCGACGCCGGGCTGTTGGAAGCCATGGCCTGGCAGCCCTTTTTCACCGCCAATCCGCCAGCGGCCGTCCTGTCCAGTCCGCTGCAACGCGCCCTGCAAACGGCCCGGCTGGCCGTGACTCCCCAATCCGCCCTGGCGGAAGCGCTGTTCCTCCGCGATGAGCTTCGGGAAATCAATCTTGGATCCTGGGAGGGGCTTGACCGGAAAGCGATTGAGCGCCGCTGGCCTGGGGCCTGGGAGGAACGAGGGGGGAATTTCGCCGGATATCGCCCAGAAGGCGGGGAAAGCTTCCAGGACGTGCTGGATCGGGCCCTGCCGGTTTTCCGAGAGATGGCCGCCCGGGCCGAGACGGAAAACGGTCCCGTCCTGGCCGTGACCCACGCCGGCGTGATCCGCACCCTGCTCTGCCACATCCTGGGCATGCCCCTGAACAACCTGTTCCGAATTCAACTGGACTGGGCCGGCTTGAGCATCCTGGAACCGGCGGGGGGGATGTGGCGGGTTCGCTGTCTGAACCTTCAGCCTGGGGATTGA
- a CDS encoding TOTE conflict system archaeo-eukaryotic primase domain-containing protein, whose translation MGGETCSFLAADFDGAGWRADAQAFLRNCDELGVPAARMPHSDNFLILTIFQTVKPKPVLVIQTVA comes from the coding sequence TTGGGTGGCGAAACCTGCTCATTCCTTGCGGCTGATTTCGATGGGGCCGGGTGGCGGGCAGATGCGCAAGCCTTCCTGCGCAACTGTGATGAGTTGGGGGTTCCGGCTGCCAGGATGCCGCATTCCGACAATTTTCTGATTCTTACAATATTTCAGACGGTGAAGCCAAAGCCTGTGCTCGTCATTCAAACCGTTGCTTGA
- a CDS encoding helix-turn-helix domain-containing protein has translation MPHRIASAADLGRIAAEKRKLDGLTQADLAGYCGVGERFVGELERGKPTVRLDKALQVLEGLGLELTVKARGE, from the coding sequence ATGCCGCACCGTATTGCCAGCGCCGCGGACCTTGGTCGGATCGCGGCCGAGAAACGAAAGCTGGACGGACTGACCCAGGCTGATCTGGCCGGGTATTGCGGGGTTGGGGAGCGATTCGTCGGGGAGTTGGAGCGAGGCAAGCCCACCGTGCGGCTGGACAAGGCCCTGCAGGTACTTGAGGGGCTGGGGCTGGAACTGACCGTCAAGGCCAGGGGAGAATAG
- a CDS encoding TOBE domain-containing protein, which produces MHIIPDEDPTTRRSPGASFSAPPSAKVLDSVQMAELERTFRAWATSSPRRDVRWSRQRILLTFLLIRHTGAKLNEVLELKFRDIDLEKRVVILAGDDKDKARTVEIPDDLAEELRTALKKTVHAPDDALFRIDPAHVRRKFYEQAEACGLPRDFGNPSTLRRSRSVELLRGNLPLPVVQRMLGHSTPNLTAAHLDISEEDVHHAARQYMDRESRRRTSARNIFFGKITEIVTGDIQSEVTLLTLGGLSVVAVITNASIRRMRLKIGMFVTADIKAPWVLVAGSDAAEQNSAENRLPATVVEVGTERVNTEILLRLTDGTEICSITTSRSSRRLKLRSGDQTWVLFGAYCVILNRE; this is translated from the coding sequence ATGCACATCATCCCCGATGAAGATCCGACGACCCGGCGTTCGCCGGGCGCTTCGTTTTCCGCCCCACCCTCGGCCAAGGTTTTGGACTCCGTCCAGATGGCGGAATTGGAGCGGACGTTTCGCGCCTGGGCAACGAGCTCTCCGCGGCGGGACGTTCGATGGTCCAGGCAGCGCATCCTGCTGACCTTTCTTTTGATCCGCCATACGGGCGCCAAACTGAACGAAGTGCTGGAACTGAAGTTCAGGGACATCGACCTGGAGAAGCGTGTCGTCATCCTGGCCGGTGACGACAAGGACAAGGCCAGAACCGTTGAAATCCCCGACGACCTGGCCGAGGAACTGCGCACGGCCTTGAAAAAGACCGTGCATGCTCCGGATGACGCCTTGTTTCGGATTGATCCGGCCCATGTCCGGCGCAAGTTCTACGAGCAGGCCGAGGCCTGCGGATTGCCCCGGGACTTCGGCAACCCCAGTACACTGCGACGTTCGCGCTCCGTGGAACTGCTGCGCGGCAACCTGCCCCTGCCAGTGGTCCAAAGGATGCTGGGCCACTCCACGCCCAACCTCACCGCCGCGCACCTGGACATCTCCGAGGAGGACGTTCACCACGCAGCGAGGCAGTACATGGACCGGGAAAGCCGCAGACGCACCAGCGCTCGGAACATTTTTTTCGGCAAAATCACGGAAATCGTCACTGGAGACATTCAGTCCGAGGTGACGCTTCTGACGCTGGGCGGGCTGAGCGTCGTCGCGGTCATCACCAACGCCAGCATCCGCCGGATGCGGCTGAAGATCGGGATGTTCGTGACAGCCGACATCAAGGCTCCCTGGGTGCTCGTGGCCGGCTCGGATGCGGCGGAGCAAAACAGCGCGGAAAACCGTCTGCCGGCAACGGTCGTCGAGGTCGGCACCGAGCGGGTCAACACCGAAATCCTGCTGCGTCTGACGGACGGCACGGAAATCTGCTCCATAACGACCTCCAGGAGCAGCCGTCGTTTGAAACTACGTTCGGGCGACCAGACCTGGGTGCTGTTCGGCGCCTATTGTGTGATTCTTAATCGGGAGTGA
- a CDS encoding uridine kinase yields MTQLVKEDSEVGRLHITTPLMGESLVSKEFLRQTESREYFRMQPEINILKIGGQSIIDRGAKAILPILDELIRLKEEYKILLMTGGGTRARHVYSIGVDLGMPTGVLSKLGDKVSWQNAEMLSVLLAKHGGVKIGHGDNLEQLTMFCRLGYLPITYGIPPYGFFEHPAEFGSIPPHRTDCGAFLLAENIGARSVIFLKDEKGLFETDPKKVDAAKRGGLKFFDKISAAELLELDLDDLIIERPILTMLQRAKCIKQIQIVDALSNPGDIRKALAGEHVGTIITRD; encoded by the coding sequence ATGACACAACTCGTAAAGGAAGACTCGGAGGTCGGGAGGTTGCACATCACCACCCCGTTGATGGGCGAATCCCTGGTCAGCAAGGAATTTCTGCGGCAAACGGAGTCCAGAGAGTATTTTCGGATGCAGCCGGAGATCAACATATTGAAAATCGGCGGACAGAGCATCATCGACCGCGGGGCCAAGGCTATCCTGCCGATCCTGGACGAACTGATCCGGCTCAAGGAAGAGTACAAAATCCTGTTGATGACCGGGGGCGGCACCCGGGCCCGGCACGTTTACAGCATCGGCGTGGATCTGGGCATGCCCACCGGCGTGCTGTCCAAGCTCGGGGACAAGGTTTCCTGGCAGAACGCGGAAATGCTCTCCGTCCTGCTGGCCAAGCACGGCGGGGTGAAAATCGGCCACGGCGACAACCTGGAACAGCTGACCATGTTCTGCCGCCTGGGCTACCTGCCCATCACCTACGGCATCCCGCCCTACGGCTTTTTCGAGCATCCGGCGGAATTCGGCTCCATCCCGCCGCACCGCACGGACTGCGGCGCGTTCCTGCTGGCCGAGAACATCGGCGCCCGCTCCGTGATTTTCCTCAAGGACGAGAAGGGGCTGTTCGAGACCGACCCCAAAAAGGTCGACGCGGCCAAACGCGGCGGTCTGAAGTTCTTCGACAAGATATCCGCGGCTGAACTCCTGGAACTGGACCTGGACGACCTGATCATCGAACGACCCATCCTGACCATGCTCCAGCGGGCCAAGTGCATCAAGCAAATCCAGATCGTCGACGCCCTGAGCAACCCCGGCGACATCCGTAAGGCCTTGGCCGGAGAACATGTCGGAACGATCATCACCAGGGACTGA
- a CDS encoding DDE-type integrase/transposase/recombinase, producing the protein MTIDIARLVVETAKGVLARGDRLCVTRLTGVLEAEHGVILGRKTVQEILVANDLWQAQTRQRRPRFYKSLCQRIPNGLLSLDGGEFKVFLGDNCLKYNVELGVDVGSFCHTSHVVSSTETTDAVISVLEEHCQEWGTPLGVVFDHGSANMGEQAGQYLRNLGIEIVPAGPGNPKGNGSLESAIGQMKGAFEPIRIDTSSEDAMGKSILEALTSLYVTMRNKLPLRNPRPTPFEQMTASVSDLERQLERNRLAAHKQGKTKANTDVEKVDRVHWLVKYHELNPEPAALKRAEQTIQWYETQAIIKSEEAFLKAVNRNPNRRNLSYFFGILKNIQQQMDDQRHQDYCRKKFSYDVLLKREREKLEAQSQSKPGIAEIVALAKNTLTLSIKSIRESAQRICRIKLGQLLSAKKYLGPVRKQIQEMIGTQKDLDLEQKEKLANHIDELINQTVAA; encoded by the coding sequence GTGACCATTGATATTGCGCGTTTGGTGGTGGAGACGGCCAAGGGCGTCTTGGCCCGGGGTGATCGTCTTTGCGTGACGCGCCTCACCGGGGTTCTTGAAGCGGAACATGGCGTGATCCTGGGACGGAAGACGGTTCAGGAAATACTGGTCGCCAACGATTTATGGCAAGCACAGACCAGGCAGAGACGTCCCAGATTTTACAAGAGCCTTTGCCAGCGCATCCCCAATGGCTTGCTCTCCTTGGACGGCGGTGAGTTCAAGGTCTTTTTGGGTGACAACTGTCTGAAGTATAACGTTGAACTGGGGGTGGACGTCGGTTCGTTCTGTCATACATCCCATGTCGTTTCATCCACCGAGACAACGGATGCCGTAATCAGTGTTCTTGAAGAGCATTGCCAGGAATGGGGGACTCCATTGGGAGTGGTTTTTGACCATGGTAGCGCCAATATGGGCGAACAGGCGGGGCAGTATCTCCGTAATCTTGGCATCGAGATCGTTCCTGCCGGCCCTGGCAATCCTAAAGGCAACGGGTCTTTGGAGTCGGCCATCGGGCAGATGAAAGGGGCGTTTGAACCGATCCGGATCGATACGTCGAGTGAAGACGCCATGGGTAAAAGCATCCTGGAGGCGCTCACCTCTCTGTACGTCACGATGCGCAACAAACTTCCCCTGCGCAATCCCAGGCCGACACCCTTCGAACAAATGACGGCCTCGGTCTCTGATTTGGAACGGCAATTGGAAAGAAATCGTCTTGCAGCGCACAAGCAAGGCAAAACCAAGGCGAATACAGATGTTGAGAAGGTGGACAGAGTTCACTGGCTGGTCAAGTACCATGAACTGAACCCAGAACCAGCGGCGCTTAAGCGTGCTGAACAGACGATCCAGTGGTACGAAACACAGGCCATCATCAAGTCCGAAGAAGCGTTCTTGAAGGCGGTAAACCGCAACCCAAACCGCCGCAACCTGTCCTATTTTTTTGGTATTTTAAAAAATATTCAGCAGCAAATGGACGATCAGCGCCACCAGGATTACTGCCGAAAGAAGTTCAGTTATGATGTGCTGCTGAAAAGAGAGCGGGAAAAGTTGGAGGCACAGAGCCAGTCGAAGCCGGGAATTGCGGAAATTGTCGCACTGGCGAAGAACACTCTGACGTTGAGCATCAAGAGCATCAGGGAAAGTGCCCAGCGAATCTGCCGGATAAAACTTGGGCAACTGCTGTCGGCCAAGAAGTACCTCGGCCCGGTGCGCAAACAAATCCAGGAGATGATCGGCACCCAAAAAGACCTGGACCTGGAACAAAAAGAAAAGCTCGCCAACCATATTGACGAGCTCATCAACCAAACCGTCGCGGCGTAA
- a CDS encoding helix-turn-helix transcriptional regulator, with product MPPRTITRGGSSSSGGTGGGQGKAERYMKPSLLLALREGRARYGYDLLTTIQEYGFVQGKAPPGMVYRHLRQLEEEGLVTSSWQTEDAGPAKRIYEITADGLDALTGWTEFMEQQAQSLLRFVERYRALS from the coding sequence ATGCCCCCCAGAACCATCACGCGTGGAGGATCATCCAGTTCGGGCGGAACTGGCGGCGGCCAGGGCAAGGCCGAACGGTACATGAAGCCGTCGCTGCTGCTGGCCTTGCGCGAAGGCCGGGCCAGATACGGTTACGATCTGCTGACGACCATTCAGGAATATGGCTTCGTCCAGGGCAAGGCCCCGCCGGGCATGGTCTATCGTCATTTACGGCAACTGGAGGAAGAAGGGCTGGTCACGTCAAGCTGGCAAACCGAGGACGCCGGTCCGGCCAAGCGGATCTACGAGATAACCGCGGACGGGCTGGATGCCTTGACCGGATGGACGGAGTTCATGGAGCAGCAGGCCCAAAGCCTGCTGCGCTTTGTGGAGCGGTACAGAGCCCTGTCGTGA
- a CDS encoding winged helix-turn-helix domain-containing protein — protein METKTKISARKNAADDPKNTTKPLNPNPTGVDPTPSSAPQPILRLHVWLELANGHFFGLGRAQLLQRIQQHGSLSKAAEEMRMSYRAAWGKIKSTEEIMGVRLVEKVGGNKSGFRLTEEGRRIMEQFLDWYADVEKKALKSAQKRLPWELRRFTASS, from the coding sequence ATGGAGACCAAAACAAAAATATCCGCCCGAAAAAACGCCGCGGACGACCCGAAAAACACCACAAAGCCTTTGAATCCAAATCCAACCGGCGTTGATCCCACGCCGTCCTCTGCCCCCCAACCCATCCTGCGCCTGCATGTCTGGCTGGAGCTGGCGAACGGACACTTTTTCGGCCTTGGACGAGCCCAGCTCCTGCAGCGTATCCAACAACACGGCTCCCTGAGCAAGGCCGCCGAGGAAATGCGCATGTCCTACCGGGCGGCCTGGGGCAAGATCAAAAGCACCGAGGAAATCATGGGAGTCAGACTGGTGGAGAAGGTGGGCGGCAACAAGTCCGGCTTCCGACTCACGGAAGAAGGCCGACGGATCATGGAGCAGTTTCTGGACTGGTACGCGGACGTGGAAAAGAAGGCCCTGAAAAGCGCGCAAAAGAGGCTGCCCTGGGAATTGCGGCGGTTCACGGCAAGCTCCTGA
- a CDS encoding integrase core domain-containing protein: MGNRQFTQQQKLSILKAAEEVGVKESARVAGGHYVAVYEWRRQLDSLGEEAFLAKEVQRPGRGLKEVTAEQEQAIMLVWSQNSGYGPGQVRGQLRRQGTTISLRTIRKVMQANGYQAKSGGKEKPDVQRFEASRPLELAQMDILELYVNKAKIYLLVLLDDYSRFILGFRLVEQTSVDEVIALVQEAVSRYGKIEELLTDRGFVFYSWRGINRFEKYLEHEGIDHTHARPHHPQTLGKVEALNKRIKLELFNQQQFSSLEQAFSGLAEWVEHYNTKRPHQGIGGFLVPAERFHGRAEAVLAQIAQHCDVTLGGPGIERSIVNLVLGADGRITLYVLGQPLEIQGVSHVANVEP; the protein is encoded by the coding sequence ATGGGAAATCGTCAGTTTACCCAGCAGCAGAAGTTGAGCATTTTGAAAGCGGCTGAAGAGGTTGGGGTCAAGGAGTCAGCGCGAGTCGCCGGGGGTCATTACGTAGCGGTTTACGAGTGGCGGCGGCAACTGGATTCCCTGGGTGAAGAGGCCTTTCTTGCAAAGGAGGTCCAGCGTCCTGGTCGAGGTCTGAAGGAGGTCACAGCGGAGCAGGAACAGGCGATCATGCTGGTGTGGTCCCAGAACTCCGGGTATGGCCCTGGTCAGGTTCGTGGCCAGCTTCGTCGTCAAGGTACGACCATCTCGCTTCGGACCATCCGCAAAGTGATGCAGGCCAACGGATACCAGGCGAAATCTGGGGGAAAGGAGAAGCCCGACGTCCAGCGTTTCGAGGCGAGCCGTCCGCTTGAGCTGGCCCAGATGGACATCCTGGAGTTGTATGTGAACAAGGCCAAGATTTACTTGCTGGTCTTGCTGGATGACTATTCGAGGTTCATTTTAGGATTCCGTCTGGTGGAGCAAACCAGTGTCGACGAGGTGATCGCTCTGGTTCAAGAGGCGGTATCACGTTACGGTAAGATTGAGGAATTATTGACGGATCGCGGTTTTGTTTTTTACTCATGGCGTGGGATCAATCGGTTTGAAAAATACCTGGAGCATGAGGGGATTGATCACACCCATGCTCGCCCCCATCATCCTCAGACCCTGGGGAAGGTTGAGGCTCTGAACAAGCGGATCAAATTGGAACTGTTCAACCAGCAGCAGTTCAGCAGTCTTGAGCAAGCCTTTTCCGGCCTTGCCGAGTGGGTTGAGCACTACAACACGAAGCGTCCTCACCAAGGCATCGGGGGCTTTCTGGTTCCGGCGGAGCGCTTTCATGGCCGAGCCGAGGCCGTGCTTGCTCAGATTGCACAACACTGCGACGTTACGCTTGGGGGGCCGGGCATAGAGCGCAGCATCGTGAATTTGGTGCTTGGGGCGGACGGGAGGATCACCTTGTACGTCCTGGGCCAGCCACTCGAGATTCAAGGAGTCAGTCATGTCGCAAACGTTGAGCCCTGA